The Oryza glaberrima chromosome 9, OglaRS2, whole genome shotgun sequence genome includes a window with the following:
- the LOC127783972 gene encoding probable flavin-containing monooxygenase 1 has translation MDRKRVGIIGAGVSGLAACKHSLDKGFNPIVFEADDTIGGVWAHTLESTRLQAPTTAFRFSDLAWPATVTEKYPSHRKVMEYLRSYASEFDLLKCIRFNSQVLGVEYLGATEGEIMQWEHWSGNGEAFGAQKDGVWRLTVKDLKIGNIEVFLVDFLIVCIGRHSGSPNIPEFPANSGLELFKGKILHSIDYSYMDNAAEFVKGKKVTIIGSGKSAFDIAAEVAKVNGETQPCTMIYRTRHWLVHKSSICGVDLSYFYLNRISQLLVHKPGEGFLYYVLATALSPLRWAISKVIETYFKRSIPLQKHGMVPDYSFSFAMSSCLIAMLPEGFYDKVDEGSIILKKSKRFSFFNDGIILEDGNEHIKSDIVILATGFRGDQKLRDIFTANWCKEKVAGSSATAVPLYRECIHPRIPQLAIVGYSESLTNIYASERMANWVTHFLAGRFKLPSIRCMEESVAEWAKYKDLYNGKYFRRSCISTVNVWFNDILCQDIGCNPKRKKGVLAEWFQPYGPADYASLY, from the exons ATGGACAGGAAGAGGGTTGGCATCATCGGCGCCGGTGTGAGCGGCCTAGCAGCATGCAAGCACTCACTGGACAAAGGATTCAACCCAATCGTGTTCGAAGCAGACGACACCATCGGTGGCGTCTGGGCACACACCTTGGAGTCAACAAGGCTCCAGGCACCAACCACGGCATTCAGGTTCTCAGACCTGGCATGGCCAGCAACTGTGACAGAGAAGTACCCAAGCCATAGGAAGGTCATGGAGTACCTGAGGTCATATGCCAGCGAGTTTGATCTCCTCAAGTGCATCAGGTTCAATAGCCAGGTGCTTGGAGTTGAATACCTTGGTGCAACCGAGGGAGAGATAATGCAGTGGGAGCACTGGTCTGGAAATGGTGAGGCATTTGGTGCTCAGAAAGATGGGGTGTGGCGCCTCACCGTGAAGGACTTGAAAATTGGTAACATTGAG GTTTTTCTAGTGGATTTTCTAATCGTGTGCATTGGAAGGCACAGCGGAAGCCCAAATATCCCAGAATTTCCGGCAAACAGTGGCCTAGAGTTGTTCAAGGGGAAAATCTTGCACTCAATAGATTACTCTTACATGGATAATGCAGCTGAATTTGTCAAAGGGAAGAAGGTGACTATAATAGGCTCTGGAAAATCTGCATTTGACATCGCTGCAGAGGTCGCCAAGGTGAATG GTGAAACCCAGCCATGTACCATGATATATAGAACAAGGCACTGGTTGGTACACAAATCTAGTATTTGCGGAGTTGACCTCAGTTACTTCTATCTTAACCGTATTTCACAGCTACTAGTTCATAAACCCGGTGAAGGATTTCTATATTATGTTTTAGCCACTGCGCTCTCTCCCTTG AGATGGGCAATCTCAAAAGTAATTGAAACTTACTTCAAGCGAAGCATTCCTTTACAAAAGCATGGGATGGTTCCTGACTACAGCTTCTCCTTTGCCATGTCGTCTTGCTTGATTGCAATGCTACCAGAGGGGTTTTATGATAAGGTTGATGAAGGCAGCATTATTCTCAAGAAATCCAAGAGGTTCAGCTTCTTTAATGATGGAATCATCCTGGAAGATGGAAATGAACACATAAAGAGTGACATTgtaattctagcaacaggattTAGGGGAGATCAGAAACTTAGAGACATCTTCACAGCAAACTGGTGCAAAGAGAAAGTGGCAGGGTCATCAGCTACTGCGGTCCCTCTATACAG AGAATGCATCCATCCTCGGATTCCTCAGTTAGCAATTGTTGGATACTCTGAGAGCCTTACCAACATATATGCCTCAGAAAGGATGGCCAATTGGGTTACGCATTTCCTGGCTGGTCGCTTCAAATTACCAAGCATAAGATGTATGGAAGAGAGTGTAGCAGAGTGGGCTAAATATAAGGATCTTTACAACGGAAAGTACTTTCGCAGGTCCTGTATAAGCACCGTTAACGTTTGGTTTAACGATATCTTATGCCAAGACATTGGATGCAACCCTAAAAGGAAGAAAGGAGTACTGGCTGAATGGTTCCAGCCATATGGGCCTGCTGATTATGCGAGTCTTTACTGA